In a genomic window of Octopus bimaculoides isolate UCB-OBI-ISO-001 chromosome 25, ASM119413v2, whole genome shotgun sequence:
- the LOC106869555 gene encoding uncharacterized protein LOC106869555 has translation MSLRCVTPTVTLTLRCLCDFQLFFHSAGVNRWTRTFSSVGRLSLLTPCQNATRPVVDCKKTPDIHGVMKICGSCYHNSTSDKRNNNIAKVKSSAISKLRKDWMPCGKYQVHAWSLSGLETSVVVQTVEDKSLSVAFDIGYATRASVRCKHVFISHGHLDHVSGLFQHATKRNLYNWTPATYYVPPHLVVPLKEIGEQMYSLSNTPPVLKQLDIQPIEQGNSVQISSQYIVRPFATYHRVLSQGYLVYHRTLTPKPHFRHLSSKQLTALEAENKNLSLYDVHYVPEVAFTGDTTFEVFLMNPPPDLLKVKLLIMEATYLEGFTPGIISKARQRGHTHLSEIIEHASLFDDINHLLLIHMSDKYSVQFATDAVQYQLPGKLKEKVQIATLAKQKL, from the exons ATGTCTTTACGATGTGTCACCCCTACCGTGACCCTCACTCTACGATGTCTCTGTGATTTTCAGCTGTTTTTTCATTCTGCCGGTGTAAACCGTTGGACTCGAACTTTCTCCTCTGTTGGACGTCTTTCCCTGTTAACACCTTGCCAAAATGCCACTCGTCCGGTTGTTGATTGCAAAAAGACACCTGATATTCATGGTGTTATGAAGATTTGTGGCAGCTGTTATCACAACTCTACCTCAGACAAGCGGAACAACAATATTGCGAAGGTCAAAAGCTCTGCAATATCGAAGCTTCGAAAAGACTGGATGCCCTGCGGTAAATACCAGGTGCATGCTTGGTCCCTCTCGGGCCTGGAGACAAGTGTCGTGGTGCAGACGGTCGAAGACAAAAGTTTGTCGGTTGCCTTTGACATCGGTTACGCCACCCGAGCGAGTGTTCGCTGTAAACATGTTTTCATAAG CCATGGACATTTAGACCATGTGTCAGGACTGTTCCAGCATGCAACTAAAAGGAATTTGTACAACTGGACACCGGCCACCTACTACGTCCCTCCACACCTTGTTGTACCCTTGAAAGAGATTGGAGAACAGATGTATTCTTTGTCCAACACACCACCTGTTCTGAAACAGCTGGACATTCAACCAATTGAGCAAGGCAATAGTGTACAG ATATCTTCTCAATATATAGTCCGTCCATTTGCCACGTACCACCGAGTGCTGAGCCAGGGTTACCTGGTTTATCATCGGACTCTGACGCCAAAGCCTCATTTCAGACATCTGAGCTCAAAACAATTAACTGCTCTGGAAGCAGAGAATAAGAATCTGTCTCTTTATGATGTCCACTATGTCCCCGAGGTGGCTTTTACAG GTGACACAACATTTGAAGTGTTCCTGATGAACCCACCACCTGACCTCTTGAAGGTCAAGTTGTTGATAATGGAAGCCACTTATTTGGAAGGTTTCACCCCTGGCATCATCAGCAAAGCAAGACAACGTGGCCACACCCATTTGTCAGAGATCATTGAACATGCTTCCTTATTCGACGACATCAACCATTTGCTCCTCATCCACATGTCTGACAAATATTCCGTTCAGTTTGCTACCGATGCGGTCCAATACCAGTTGCCTGGCAAATTGAAGGAAAAAGTGCAAATTGCAACATTGGCAAAACAAAAGTTGTAA
- the LOC106869556 gene encoding uncharacterized protein LOC106869556: MNLPKIFYQKPWHLLMLCIVVLTSSLTYLITADIFRTDARLKLDICLYHLHMREAKAYRHHTFRLLNQTCRTVTQQVTSQPNTDRMQYTTTDSETKNECLFVLPSILILTPFDNFASFFHQYFNLLNSLSYPHCRLRIALGIDKYGVPSPKLAKRQISRISHKFRSIEVYNLDIPDDATLMLASHSDKHNETIQLNRRRRLAQVRNFLLMSALRDEKYVLWLDSDLREVPQDLIQTLLSAHVPIVVPSCMYRKAPNILDIYDRNSWRETKESKEYLNSKEPGYLMLEGYTNKSLRQYLPELKHEGKVVSLDGVGSSCLLVDANVHRRGVIFPPYLVNHHLESEGFAQIAKSLNYQLFGMPNILVIH, translated from the coding sequence ATGAATCTACcgaaaatattttaccaaaaacCCTGGCATCTTCTGATGCTTTGTATCGTGGTACTTACATCCAGTCTTACCTATCTCATAACTGCTGACATTTTTCGGACTGATGCCCGACTAAAGTTAGACATATGTCTGTACCACTTACACATGAGAGAAGCCAAAGCCTATCGCCACCATACGTTCCGTCTTCTCAACCAAACCTGTCGGACAGTTACACAACAGGTAACTTCACAACCCAACACAGACAGAATGCAATACACAACGACAGATTCTGAAACCAAGAATGAGTGCCTCTTTGTCCTCCCATCAATCCTCATACTGACTCCATTTGATAATTTCGCCAGTTTTTTCCATCAATATTTCAATCTTCTGAACTCCTTGTCTTATCCCCATTGCCGTCTGAGGATTGCACTCGGCATTGATAAATACGGagtcccctcccctaaacttGCTAAACGGCAGATATCGAGGATTTCACACAAATTTCGTTCTATTGAAGTTTACAATTTAGACATTCCAGATGATGCAACGCTTATGTTGGCGAGCCATTCAGACAAACATAACGAGACAATTCAGTTGAATCGTCGCAGGAGGTTGGCACAAGTTCGAAACTTCCTTCTGATGAGTGCTTTGCGCGATGAAAAATACGTCCTCTGGCTTGACAGCGATCTTCGGGAAGTGCCCCAAGATCTTATCCAAACTTTACTCTCCGCTCACGTCCCGATTGTGGTGCCTTCATGCATGTACCGAAAGGCACCAAACATTCTCGATATTTATGACCGAAATTCCTGGCGAGAAACCAAAGaatcaaaagaatatttaaattcaaaagaGCCCGGATATTTGATGCTGGAAGGTTATACGAACAAGTCTCTACGACAGTATTTACCTGAACTAAAACATGAGGGCAAAGTGGTCAGTCTGGATGGTGTGGGGTCCTCTTGTCTGTTGGTTGATGCTAATGTGCATCGTCGTGGAGTTATCTTCCCACCATATCTTGTCAACCATCACCTAGAAAGCGAAGGCTTTGCTCAGATTGCCAAATCACTAAATTACCAACTGTTTGGGATGCCTAACATCCTCGTAATTCACTGA